In Schizosaccharomyces osmophilus chromosome 2, complete sequence, the following proteins share a genomic window:
- the tbc13 gene encoding Rab GAP Tbc13 yields MDYKERLKRFTTILNSPNPVSLPGLCGLCLQGIPDEYSIRSKAWMLMLEYLPTDKSQWKEVLRSHRETYTSFVQELLIDPWKKLSLQEDAETAEAEDHPLSTNKDSRWKQYFEDNQTLEQIDKDIRRTLPDLSFFQGKSDDAMSFSVSSAAEVQVENSGSTSSFTQTGSSIQDISFQNKEEYIQFLEDSHYSLQARIYQLDSESPTSSSILSNKPRKSIEKASQENDEDELGIHREATERILFIYAKLNPGIGYVQGMNELLAPLYYVLATDPSYENRFYCECDSFFLFTEMMVQVRDLYEKTLDHDSGHGIYFLMSKFTDRLRQYDFELWECMKKKEINPAYYSFRWYTCLFTQEFPLPDVIRLWDSIIADQTRARLLGKNEDGFNGAFDFAIDFCCAILIELREYLLKYSFADSIKLLQSQFSADMSTLLNVTFELESLRKNKSVGSDMSYVPGKSFITNDLTNSVKNRMLATYNSVKNTSSQNVKQPSKDSEEPASDSRSFFPSFRSSLDETPPNPYFKINKNVRTIFATPKTPEHQDSEGGWSTLKTKGNNLFNKVGNIVGDAVRYVTEEEEFSEEEDFTDTSRKIGESRRRKTVSRKNVI; encoded by the exons ATGGACTACAAGGAGCG GCTGAAAAGATTTACTACCATATTAAATTCACCAAACCCCGTATCTCTCCCTGGCCTATGTGGATTATGTCTTCAAG GGATTCCAGATGAGTATTCTATACGGTCGAAGGCGTGGATGCTGATGCTAGAATACCTGCCCACTGACAAGTCTCAGTGGAAAGAAGTCTTGCGTAGTCATCGAGAAACATATACG TCATTTGTTCAGGAACTCCTCATAGACCCATGGAAAAAACTCAGTTTACAAGAAGATGCTGAAACCGCTGAAGCTGAGGATCAT CCTTTAAGCACAAATAAAGACTCAAGATGGAAACAGTATTTTGAAGATAACCAAACATTGGAACAAATTGACAAAGACATTCGAAGAACTTTACCAgatctttccttttttcaaggaaaatCAGATGATGCTATGAGTTTTTCTGTTTCCTCTGCTGCAGAAGTTCAAGTCGAAAACTCTGGAAGCACCTCATCTTTTACTCAGACCGGATCCTCAATCCAGgacatttcttttcagaataaagaagaatatatCCAATTTTTAGAGGATTCGCATTACTCTTTACAAGCAAGGATTTATCAACTGGACAGTGAGTCTCCTACTTCCTCAAGTATTTTGTCCaacaaaccaagaaaaagcataGAAAAAGCATCTCAAGAAAATGACGAGGATGAATTAGGTATTCATCGTGAAGCTACAGAacgaattttatttatttacgCTAAATTAAACCCTGGCATTGGGTATGTTCAAGGCATGAATGAACTGCTCGCTCCTTTATATTATGTCTTAGCAACAGACCCTTCTTATGAAAATCGATTCTATTGCGAGTGTgactcattttttttatttacagaGATGATGGTTCAAGTTCGCGATCTTTACGAAAAAACTTTGGACCATGACTCTGGTCATGGCATTTACTTCCTGATGTCAAAATTCACAGACCGCTTACGGCAATACGATTTTGAATTATGGGAATGTATG aaaaagaaggaaatcaaTCCCGCTTACTACTCTTTTCGCTGGTATACTTGTCTTTTCACTCAAGAATTCCCTTTGCCGGATGTAATACGTCTGTGGGACTCAATTATTGCTGATCAAACACGAGCACGTTTATTAggcaaaaatgaagatgGCTTCAATGGCGCATTCGATTTTGCTATAGATTTTTGTTGTGCTATTCTAATTGAGTTACGAGAATATCTTCTAAAGTATAGCTTCGCAGATTCTATAAAGCTACTTCAATCTCAATTTTCTGCGGACATGTCGACGTTGTTGAATGTGACTTTTGAATTGGAGTCAttaaggaaaaacaaaagtgtAGGAAGTGATATGTCTTATGTCCCCGGAAAATCTTTTATTACAAACGACTTGACTAACTCAGTGAAAAATCGAATGCTTGCAACCTACAATAGTGTcaaaaacaccagttcTCAAAACGTGAAACAGCCTAGTAAAGATTCAGAAGAACCCGCAAGCGACTCTAGATCTTTCTTCCCCAGTTTTCGAAGTTCTTTGGATGAAACACCTCCAAATCCCTATTTTAAG ATAAATAAGAACGTTCGAACTATATTTGCTACACCGAAAACACCAGAACATCAAGATTCGGAGGGAGGATGGTCAActttaaaaacaaagggTAATAACCTATTTAACAAAGTAGGAAATATTGTCGGAGATGCTGTCCGCTACGTAacggaagaagaagaatttagTGAAGAAGAGGATTTTACTGATACCAGTCGCAAGATTGGTGAGTCACGCAGACGAAAAACCGTATCTCGAAAAAATGTAATTTAA
- the ytm1 gene encoding ribosome biogenesis WD repeat WDR12/Ytm1 protein codes for MDTKTNPTGQVQVRFTTRNPELTVGDTPILIPTSLKRYGLSQIVNHLLKPDKSTPFEFLIQGNLLRTSLDDYIVQNGLSTESTLDLEYIESTLPPQYLASFPHDDWISSVQLSANYILTSSYDGIARIWDKSGQVKLQTPGLGSSLKNTAWKNPETSFLTSSLDQKIHFWEIEDDLSKIGNGKSTANFSTTFTGHKGLVERIRALPETNIFLSASADKTVGIWDFERSPETTVESSSATSSKRRRKNDELVPRKGARAPLFLCEGHSDNVTDVIFSQDPSAAYSVGLDHTIKTWDLITGQTVASRITKNPLLCVEKLNDLHLLACGSSARSITLHDPRVTSDKITSMTLSGHKNLVSDLCASPENPYMFASVSHDNSCRVWDVRATSGSIYTLPRTVKGGSQWDKLFSVDWNKSIGIVSGGTDKQLQINQSSSFDKSQ; via the exons ATGGATACGAAAACGAACCCTACGGGACAAGTGCAGGTTCGCTTTACGACAAGGAATCCAGAATTAACTGTTGGTGATACACCAATTCTGATTCCGACTTCTTTGAAGCGTTATGGATTGTCACAAATTGTCAACCATCTTTTAAAACCAG ACAAATCTACTCCTTTTGAGTTCTTGATTCAAGGTAACCTTCTACGAACCTCTTTAGACGATTACATTGTTCAAAATGGACTCTCCACTGAGTCCACTTTGGATCTTGAATACATAGAATCAACTCTTCCTCCTCAATatcttgcttcttttcctcaCGATGATTGGATTTCCAGCGTTCAGCTCTCTGCCAACTATATCTTGACCTCTTCTTACGATGGTATAGCTCGCATTTGGGACAAAAGCGGTCAAGTTAAGTTACAGACTCCTGGTTTAGGCTcatctttaaaaaatactgCCTGGAAAAATCCAGAGACAAGCTTTTTAACATCATCTCTTGACCAGAAGATTCATTTTTGGGAAATTGAAGATGATCTTTCCAAGATTGGGAACGGGAAATCTACAGCAAATTTTAGTACAACCTTTACTGGCCATAAGGGTCTCGTAGAACGTATTCGTGCTCTACCTGAAACcaacatttttttatctgCTTCGGCTGATAAAACGGTTGGTATCTGGGACTTTGAAAGATCACCAGAAACTACAGTGGAGTCATCAAGTGCGACTTCCTCGAAACGTCGTCGTAAAAATGATGAACTTGTTCCTCGTAAAGGTGCTCGTGCTCCCCTGTTCTTATGTGAAGGGCACAGCGATAACGTAACAGATGTAATTTTTTCTCAGGATCCTTCTGCTGCTTATTCGGTTGGTCTTGATCATACTATCAAAACCTGGGATCTTATTACTGGCCAGACTGTCGCTTCAAGGATTACAAAGAACCCCCTTCTTTGTGTTGAAAAGTTAAACGATCTTCACCTTCTTGCCTGCGGCTCATCCGCTCGTTCTATCACACTCCATGACCCTCGTGTTACAAGTGATAAAATTACTTCTATGACTTTGTCAGGACATAAGAATTTAGTCTCAGATTTATGTGCCAGTCCCGAAAATCCTTATATGTTTGCATCCGTCTCACACGATAATTCATGCCGCGTTTGGGATGTACGTGCTACATCTGGCAGTATTTATACATTGCCAAGAACTGTCAAGGGAGGCTCCCAATGGGATAAACTTTTCTCCGTCGACTGGAACAAATCTATCGGTATTGTTTCTGGTGGTACCGACAAGCAGCttcaaataaatcaatCTTCATCCTTCGACAAAAGCCAGTAA
- the rga9 gene encoding RhoGAP Rga9, whose protein sequence is MITMWDGFSNSFWTRDYITGVKSAQELINQGIEQNKSLLFLLQTKSKALIACSDILAKACAKHDKQYPFSHETNILLTTAAINELREDYFCEASLQKKWSEQLEALVISPFEKWNKTYTKRVGSLLATIQVKVDNYNSRLVHVQRLKSSMVNPKQRGHRKSSSLSSISTSTRSSNTRIESDIPYILAGKSYSNDEFSKLLSSLKESINKVSNNNPAEHATHGTNFQKALSYTLPGLDKPKLEQITDDLAALDIVNVREGLDQPTNASSSNVHLTQKAFNLINAVQVDSLDSSSYFTTPNEQKQHSIPSVFDKYNLAFSNLEQSRIELEQYLFTYYKALEKCELDRLSAVETIFTDNSQCFSGFISGLENVVSNQNKTTRSLDKLQDLSNQVKRYYTGYFTSISNADLFLQNAYESPGKSNSSIDTQISRIVPEVLTYLIDGYSYIKDFDGIEFHYNFITNSLALYTIWTKEVPLKKAYELKLILLSAIVDLVPVLEKYPLHIIAFSLKLCLLEMSDSLIRSSFYDYFNALYLTYTEDKDIEHRVYSIRQCLLHLHSTQLRLLEDIISHFHFFADSAQFSRDDLYRIAKIISPCKLYPTNLDLMLLGILRPPKNVNQISIEDTHPISLVVDLIQEFRQIFGNLERSVTPPIEMERALTPINTSPTKLKSSRSSSPIKMPSPTKLFRPFS, encoded by the exons ATGATTACTATGTGGGATGGGTTTTCCAACTCGTTTTGGACTAGAGATTATATTACCGGTGTCAAAAGTGCTCAGGAGTTAATCAACCAAGGCATTGAGCAAAATAAAAGCC tactttttttattgcaaaCAAAGTCGAAGGCACTGATCGCATGCTCCGATATTTTGGCCAAAGCATGTGCTAAACACGATAAACAATATCCTTTTAGTCATGAGACAAACATCCTCTTGACTACTGCAGCTATTAACGAATTAAGAGAAGATTACTTTTGC GAAGCAAGCTTGCAGAAAAAGTGGAGTGAGCAATTAGAAGCTTTAGTGATTAGTCCTTTCGAAAAATGGAACAAGACGTATACAAAGCGAGTTGGCTCGTTACTTGCGACTATTCAAGTCAAAGTCGATAACTACAATTCACGCTTAGTACATGTGCAAAGGTTGAAATCTTCCATGGTAAACCCAAAACAGCGCGGGCACAGAAAATCAAGCTCTTTGAGCTCTATCAGTACATCAACAAGAAGCAGCAATACAAGGATCGAATCTGACATACCTTACATTTTAGCTGGCAAAAGTTATTCTAATGATGAGTTTTCTAAGCTTTTATcaagtttgaaagaatcGATCAACAAAGTAAGCAATAACAATCCCGCCGAACATGCGACGCATGGAAcaaactttcaaaaagcaTTGTCATATACTCTTCCAGGTTTAGACAAGCCAAAGCTGGAACAAATCACTGACGATCTAGCTGCTCTTGATATTGTTAATGTACGAGAAGGACTGGACCAACCAACAAACGCATCAAGTTCGAATGTTCACTTGAcacaaaaagcttttaacCTCATAAACGCGGTTCAGGTAGACTCTCTCGATAGCTCTTCCTATTTCACTACGccaaatgaacaaaaacaacattcTATTCCGAGtgtttttgataaatataATCTGGCGTTTAGTAATTTGGAACAATCAAGAATCGAGCTAGAGCAATATTTG TTTACATATTATAAGGCACTTGAAAAGTGCGAACTTGACAGACTCTCGGCGGTCGAAACCATTTTCACAGACAATTCTCAATGTTTTTCCGGATTCATATCTGGTTTGGAAAACGTTGTCTcgaatcaaaataaaacgaCACGTTCTCTAGATAAACTACAAGATCTTTCTAATCAAGTCAAACGTTATTACACTGGTTACTTTACGTCTATCTCGAATGCAGATTTGTTCTTACAAAATG CATATGAATCCCCTGGTaaatcaaattcttctattGATACACAGATATCCAGAATAGTGCCAGAAGTTTTGACCTATTTAATAGATG GATACTCTTATATAAAAGACTTTGATGGTATAGAATTTCATTATAATTTCATTACTAACAGTTTAGCTCTATACACAATTTGGACAAAAGAGGTCCCTTTAAAGAAAGCCTATGAATTGAAGTTAATATTGCTGAGCGCAATCGTCGATCTCGTTCCAGTATTGGAAAAGTATCCTTTGCATATTATCGCTTTCTCATTAaaactttgtttactggAAATGTCAGATTCTCTTATTCGTTCCAGCTTCTATGACTATTTCAATGCCCTTTATTTAACTTATACTGAAGATAAAGATATAGAGCATCGGGTTTATTCTATTCGCCAATGCTTACTGCACCTCCATAGTACTCAATTGAGGCTACTTGAAGACATTATATCTCACTTCCATTTCTTCGCTGATTCTGCTCAATTTTCTAGAGATGATTTGTACAGAATTGCCAAAATAATTTCGCCATGTAAGTTATATCCGACGAACTTGGATCTAATGCTTTTAGGTATATTAAGACCTCCCAAAAATGTGAACCAAATTTCAATTGAGGATACGCATCCCATTTCATTAGTTGTAGATCTGATACAAGAGTTTAGACAAATATTCGGAAACCTTGAACGTTCCGTGACACCTCCTATAGAAATGGAACGAGCACTGACCCCCATTAATACCTCCCCGACTAAACTAAAATCTTCTCGGTCTTCATCCCCCATCAAAATGCCCTCACCGACCAAACTTTTTCGTCCATTTAGTTAA
- the ppk16 gene encoding serine/threonine protein kinase Ppk16, with protein MKKNERANLSASYNDLIASITNPRITIIGTYRVESVVGEGSFGKVYLAVHLLTNTKVVLKSSSRREAVILAREIHHHRRLLHPNITRLYEVICAEDRIYLAMEYCPNGELYEFVSRQEALTEKKACKLFWQLCCAIKYLHTQGCVHRDLKLENIFLDKNFDIKIGDFGFSRDTDCSRRTFMSTRCGTVAYCAPEIVLGQKYIGECADIWSLGIIMYAMLVGRLPFDEDDTSLTEHKIINEQPFIPETISPNATDLLIRLLRKDYRFRPSIDQIISHPFFRDNRYHFSSIKDVTISTKADDKVRRRLELVGVDIGQLNLSISEKRCDLLYGWWLLLLEKETKKENKKIHLFYLQHSKGKSSSFHIPPSSPSLETAEVSVTSNNSKFNNSSRSYPGQSTGNLLSTFKSWLLDSKSKHTSRTASPSFDTVSTSSKCSKNSKILRKKNSFDSTSSKNGSDYKRPFNSVSSTEAIVVPRKSPIVQQSCPSTDPHYRRSKPKEEEKQSLSVSPTSEKNTSENFQSPASVSEGSLISTSLPNISNRLSNCRGCNLSQLSSVNSSKSSLTRSYSNLSSTSSASLVSIVSSRPSTGSGTRPTSYHHPIDRLHKSFQFSGGDSNNTRVNATAIFTIGAARRIAPTSSSLMYNNQNFVQEEDEPEESFTSDSSRHFSDIF; from the exons atgaagaagaatgaaagGGCAAAT TTATCGGCCTCTTATAATGATCTAATTGCGAGCATCACCAATCCTCGAATTACGATCATTGGAACATATCGCGTTGAAAGCGTCGTCGGTGAGG GgagttttggaaaagtgTACCTTGCAGTTCATCTCCTTACAAACACAAAG GTCGTTCTGAAATCGTCTTCTCGTAGAGAGGCTGTCATTTTAGCCCGAGaaattcatcatcatcgTCGGTTGTTGCATCCCAACATCACGCGCCTGTATGAAGTGATATGTGCGGAAGATCGAATCTACCTAGCAATGGAGTATTGCCCCAATGGGGAATTGTATGAATTTGTCTCTCGTCAAGAGGCGTTGACTGAAAAGAAGGCTTGCAAGCTGTTTTGGCAATTGTGTTGCGCtattaaatatttacaCACGCAAGGCTGTGTTCATCGCGACTTGAAACTTGAAAACATTTTTCTAGACAAAAATTTCGATATTAAAATTGGTGATTTTGGGTTTTCAAGGGACACTGATTGTTCACGCCGAACGTTTATGAGTACACGCTGCGGCACTGTAGCCTACTGTGCTCCTGAAATTGTTCTCGGTCAGAAATATATTGGCGAATGCGCCGATATTTGGTCTCTTGGTATTATCATGTATGCAATGTTGGTCGGTCGTTTGCCATTTGATGAAGACGACACCAGTCTGACCGAACATAAAATTATAAATGAACAGCCATTCATACCAGAAACGATATCCCCTAATGCAACTGACTTACTTATTCGCTTGTTACGCAAAGATTATCGTTTCCGACCTTCCATCGACCAAATCATCTCccatcctttttttcgGGATAATAGATATCATTTCTCATCAATTAAAGATGTTACGATATCTACTAAAGCAGACGATAAAGTTCGTCGAAGGCTGGAATTGGTCGGCGTCGATATCGGTCAACTGAACTTGAGTATTTCTGAAAAACGTTGTGATCTTTTATATGGGTGGTGGCTATTGCTActtgaaaaggaaacaaaaaaggagaacaagaaaattcatttgttttatttgcAACATTCCAAGGGAAagtcttcttcctttcatATCCCGCCGTCTTCCCCCTCATTAGAAACCGCCGAGGTGTCTGTAACCTCTAATAATTcaaaattcaataattcTTCTCGGTCTTACCCTGGACAAAGCACTGGGAACTTGCTTTCTACGTTCAAAAGTTGGTTGCTTGATTCTAAGTCTAAACATACCTCGCGGACGGCTTCCCCAAGCTTTGATACTGTTTCAACGTCTTCGAAATGCTCAAAAAACAGTAAAATTcttagaaaaaagaattccttTGATAGTACTTCAAGCAAAAATGGAAGCGATTATAAACGGCCTTTCAACTCAGTTTCCTCGACGGAGGCGATAGTGGTTCCTCGAAAGAGTCCCATTGTTCAGCAGTCTTGTCCTTCCACAGATCCTCATTATAGAAGATCCAAGccgaaagaagaagaaaagcagaGCCTATCTGTTTCTCCTACTTCTGAAAAAAACACTTCAGAGAATTTTCAATCACCGGCTTCAGTATCTGAAGGATCTCTAATATCTACCAGTCTTCCAAATATAAGTAATCGTCTTTCCAATTGTCGCGGATGCAACTTGTCCCAGCTATCATCCGTAAATTCTTCCAAGTCCTCTCTGACACGATCATATTCGAATCTATCTTCGACGTCTTCAGCTTCGTTAGTATCGATTGTGTCTTCTCGTCCGTCAACTGGATCTGGCACTCGACCTACATCTTATCATCATCCTATAGATCGTTTGCATAAAagctttcaattttccGGTGGCGATTCCAATAACACACGGGTTAATGCTACTGCCATCTTTACTATTGGCGCTGCTCGTCGTATAGCTCCAACCTCGTCGTCGTTAATGTATAATAACCAAAATTTTGTACAGGAGGAAGATGAGCCTGAAGAAAGTTTTACATCCGATTCTTCAAGGCATTTTTCCGACATTTTTTAG
- the akr7 gene encoding pyridoxal reductase has product MPTVNGFSVGPVGFGLMGFTWRTEQTPDEQAFETMDYAVEHGATFWNGGEFYGMNPPTANLMLLARYFETRPENANKVFLSIKGGIDSTLTPRGDKENIGKSIKNVLKHLRGTKKLDLFECARVDSKVPIEEQMKTLKKFVDAGDIGSVGLSEASANTIRRAHAVLPLAAVEAEYSLWSREVEENGVLSTCKSLNIPLIAYSPVARGLLTGTVKKIEDLERFTKSFPFLHHLDRFQPETFKKNLTCIHALEAQAESYNLTLPEMAISFLIAVGEGKVIPIPGATNVARLKQNLKAALKPLSPVQVKEIYATLEKFPIAGYRYNEQIEPTLNV; this is encoded by the coding sequence ATGCCAACTGTGAACGGATTTTCTGTCGGACCTGTTGGGTTTGGATTGATGGGATTCACTTGGAGAACCGAGCAGACTCCTGACGaacaagcttttgaaaCCATGGACTATGCCGTGGAACATGGAGCCACCTTTTGGAACGGCGGTGAATTCTACGGAATGAATCCACCTACAGCGAATTTGATGCTGCTGGCTCGCTATTTTGAAACGAGACCGGAAAATGCAAACAAGGTGTTTTTGTCAATTAAGGGTGGTATCGATAGCACGCTTACTCCACGCGGTGATAAGGAGAATATTGGCAAAAGTATCAAAAACGTATTGAAACATCTTCGCGGTACCAAAAAGCTCgatctttttgaatgtgCTCGTGTTGACTCCAAAGTGCCTATTGAGGAGCAAATGAAAACTCTCAAAAAGTTTGTAGATGCAGGAGATATTGGTAGTGTTGGCTTAAGTGAAGCATCTGCCAACACCATTCGTCGTGCTCACGCTGTTCTGCCCTTAGCTGCTGTCGAAGCGGAATACTCCTTGTGGTCTCGtgaagttgaagaaaacgGTGTTTTGTCCACTTGCAAGAGTTTGAACATTCCCCTTATTGCCTATAGTCCCGTTGCCCGCGGTTTACTCACCGGTActgtaaagaaaatagaagacTTGGAACGGTTTACAAAGTCTTTCCCCTTCCTTCACCACCTGGATCGTTTTCAGCCCGAAACATTCAAGAAGAACCTCACTTGCATTCATGCCCTTGAAGCGCAGGCAGAGTCTTACAACCTAACACTTCCTGAGATGGCTATAAGTTTTCTAATTGCCGTGGGTGAAGGCAAGGTTATTCCCATTCCAGGAGCCACCAATGTAGCCCGTCTTAAACAAAACCTGAAGGCAGCTCTTAAACCTTTATCACCAGTCCAAGTTAAGGAAATTTATGCTACGTTGGAGAAGTTTCCCATTGCGGGTTATCGCTATAATGAACAGATTGAACCTACACTTAATGTTTAA
- the alp7 gene encoding TACC protein Alp7, protein MSNMNSIQEDQSIPQNFMSKEGNTYGQRDSGFFRGTEDAMPAPKLYPKLSARSATTQYQFKESLNKRVNDRLHSLEMHRPSYDAPMASYSSAPSHGSTPRQMRMHPPQIFQHKTPEFKHRKRNAESVVTPKAPVTSAGVPTNNAPNTSTQALRQPAPASYVPSSTSSFSFRPPNTSSQPQIDDQSASHVASVSSQKNNPADSSMQVAQPVSRFAPAPPSTELSNPSIPNSSDLPPEITLSASQKQQAALEAEVESYKAKLNGSQHEINSLHTSLSYLSGQLIAMNEQYQHLQNEYAVASSAKGTSQKLIEAQEEDKTSVSSVSSSSSSAKRQTYTQEDVDKLLQERMEKVAEDLHAQYSAKHTQKISAFKVNYAKKYDFTIQELQQQVTVAAANSNVGDPSWELERRNLQEDNDTLRKQLERAIQERQEMSAFLENFRADMASTDRSFIQKQSEQTDNLNVLNSQIEALQEQLRIERDERQAVIRMSEELAQVIETLGTK, encoded by the coding sequence ATGAGTAATATGAATAGCATTCAAGAGGATCAATCTATTCCTCAAAATTTTATGTCAAAGGAGGGCAATACATACGGGCAGCGAGATTCCGGTTTTTTTCGAGGAACTGAAGACGCGATGCCAGCTCCTAAATTATATCCCAAACTAAGTGCGCGATCAGCCACTACTCAATATCAGTTCAAGGAATCGTTAAATAAGCGTGTAAATGACCGTCTACATTCTTTAGAAATGCATCGGCCATCTTATGACGCTCCTATGGCTTCATATTCTTCGGCGCCTTCCCATGGTAGTACACCCCGACAAATGCGCATGCACCCACCTCAAATTTTTCAGCACAAGACTCCCGAATTTAAGCATCGAAAACGAAATGCAGAGTCTGTTGTCACGCCAAAAGCTCCTGTTACTTCGGCAGGTGTCCCTACGAATAATGCACCTAATACTTCCACACAAGCACTCCGTCAGCCTGCTCCCGCTTCCTATGTACCCTCATCGACATCATCCTTTTCATTCCGTCCACCAAATACGAGCTCACAACCTCAAATCGATGATCAATCTGCCTCGCACGTAGCTTCGGTCAGTTCTCAAAAGAACAATCCTGCCGATTCCTCCATGCAGGTTGCACAACCCGTCTCTCGTTTTGCGCCAGCACCTCCATCGACAGAATTAAGCAATCCTTCGATTCCAAATTCCTCTGACTTACCTCCAGAAATAACCCTTAGTGCTTCACAGAAGCAGCAAGCAGCACTGGAGGCCGAAGTAGAAAGCTACAAGGCGAAGCTGAATGGCAGTCAGCATGAAATAAATTCTCTTCATACTTCTTTATCGTATCTTTCTGGCCAATTAATTGCGATGAATGAGCAATATCAACATCTGCAAAACGAATATGCTGTCGCTTCGTCTGCTAAGGGTACTAGTCAAAAGCTTATTGAAGCACAGGAAGAAGACAAGACATCCGTCTCTAgtgtttcttcttcttcttcttctgcaAAAAGGCAAACGTACACTCAGGAAGATGTTGACAAGTTGCTTCAGGAACGAATGGAAAAAGTCGCTGAAGATCTTCATGCTCAGTATTCTGCTAAACATACCCAAAAAATTTCTGCTTTCAAAGTCAATTATGCGAAAAAGTATGATTTTACTATACAAGAGCTACAACAACAAGTTACCGTTGCCGCTGCTAATTCCAACGTTGGTGATCCCTCTTGGGAATTAGAAAGGAGAAATCTGCAGGAGGACAACGATACCCTTCGAAAACAATTGGAAAGAGCTATTCAAGAGCGCCAAGAAATGTCTGCCTTCTTGGAGAACTTTAGAGCTGACATGGCCTCTACTGATCGTAGTTTTATCCAAAAACAATCTGAACAAACGGATAACTTGAATGTCTTGAATTCTCAAATTGAAGCTTTGCAAGAGCAGCTTAGAATTGAACGAGATGAACGTCAAGCAGTTATTCGAATGAGCGAAGAGCTTGCTCAAGTTATAGAAACTCTTGGAACAAAGTAA
- the rec24 gene encoding meiotic recombination protein Rec24: MDNVLEGDETKLAIAWNIVRNRPKEERIDVYIKRLRKQLQDEKNHELKAKLFAEKVLNQEKNKLQLKTSFISETLNIPTRVLKKEIDDIDLYLLSNIYDCLQEKRASSEGVSLKTFNYVFDGIFRFLKCSADPRISSAKDYPDEFFAKIKGLFEDILILLKKDLRMLQIAMRLADLAEFVLHLIVDTHRIMQTNAARGLPVSPRAKFLDFYKFLEQSIFLKLSTAAPNLLEQLVHQVVSQMETCFLNCKSADFEARLLFSECFFSFTEIFFPCLHSYDIRISQIANSGVRKLRNLIQQEEMHTHESSNSGSNFASSYVLLAGLKELLPPNDLFDDT; the protein is encoded by the exons ATGGACAATGTTTTAGAAGGAGATGAGACCAAACTGGCTATTGCATGGAATATTGTAAGGAATAGACCGAAAGAAGAGCGAATAGACGTCTATATCAAAAGACTGAGGAAGCAATTgcaagatgaaaagaatcacgaattgaaagcaaagttGTTCGCGGAAAAAGTACTTAatcaagagaaaaacaaacttcaattgaaaacttcttttatttccgAGACCTTGAATATTCCCACCAGAGTattaaagaaggaaattgaCGATATAG ATTTATACCTGCTTTCGAATATTTATGATTGTCTGCAAGAAAAACGAGCAAGCTCAGAAGGAGTTTCACTAAAAACATTTAACTATGTCTTTGATGGGATATTTCGGTTCTTAAAGTGTTCAGCGGATCCACGAATATCGTCTGCAAAGGACTATCCAGATGAGTTCTTCGCCAAAATTAAAGGTCTCTTTGAGGACATTCTTATTCTACTAAAAAAAGACCTAAGAATGCTCCAAATTGCGATGCGCTTGGCGGACTTGGCAGAGTTTGTTTTACACTTAATTGTTGACACGCATCGGATTATGCAAACAAATGCTGCAAGGGGATTGCCCGTTTCGCCAAGAGCGAAGTTTTTGgacttttataaatttttggaacaatcaatatttttgaagctcTCTACTGCAGCTCCTAATTTACTTGAACAGCTTGTACACCAAGTGGTATCACAGATGGAAACGTGCTTCCTTAACTGCAAGAGTGCGGATTTTGAAGCACGGCTCCTTTTCAGCgaatgcttcttttcttttacagaAATCTTCTTTCCATGTCTTCACTCATATGATATTCGTATTTCGCAGATTGCCAATTCTGGCGTCCGAAAGCTGAGGAACCTTATTCAGCAAGAAGAGATGCATACGCATGAGTCAAGCAATTCGGGATCTAATTTTGCATCGTCTTACGTTCTGTTGGCTGGACTGAAAGAATTATTACCGCCCAATGACCTTTTTGACGATACCTAA